AACTGATCTTTGAGCTGCTGTAGGGATTTCCGTTGTTGCCATAACTTGTCGTGATACTGTTCACTGGCTTGCCAGAGCAAAATCCCCCGGGCTTTCGCCAGGGTTTCCGCTTGTTGTTGGCTGGCTTTGCCGCTGTCCTGGATTTTTTTAAGACGCTCTTGTGCGCCGGTGAGAATTTCCAATAATTCCAGGGTTTCACTTTGATCATCTGGAGTGGCGGTGGTCGCCAATAAAGTGAGTGCGTCGCGCTCCCGCTCAATTTGCTCGAGTGCTGCTCTCAAATGATCATATTGCTGTGTTGCCATCTGCAACTGTTGGTCAAACTGAGCGCTATTGTAGTGATCGATAATAGTTGTGCGGCGCAGGTGGCGCTCTTCGATAAGATCGGTGAATTGGGGCAGCTTATTTTCCCAAGCTTGCAGCACCAGGCTCAATTGCTGCAGATCGCGCAACTCGGTAAGCCGCAGCTGGAAACGGTCGCTTTGTAAAATGGGGCGCAAAAAGTGCTGGTTATCACGCAGGAGGGGTGAAGCCTGGGCCAATTGCAACCAGCCATAACGCCATGCTTCCCGTTGAGCGGCATCATAGGCCAGGGGCTCCGATGCCAGGGCTTGCTGTAACTGCTGTAATTCTGTAAGCGTTTCTAGGTAATAAGCTTCAGCGCTTCGATATGTGTGCAGGGCAACAGGTCGATTTTCCAGTTTTTCGTAGCCATAAGGTAGCGCAACCATGGCTTCCCGTGCTGCGGGACTATAGTGGTGTTTATCTAATAAAAATTGCAGTGCATCTATGCCCGCCTGATAGTCTTCACCGTTGATCGAGGACCAGGCCATCCCCAGGAGTGCTCGAGTTGCCCAGGGTGTGTTAAGACGGACCTTGGAAAAAACTTCCTTGGCTGCGGTGTGTTGCTCCGCTAGGGCGAGGGCGTATCCCATCCCAATATGGGCTTTATCGACAAGTATAGGAATCTCTGTTGATGGAATATCGATCGCAGCTGAAAAATCGATGGCCGCTTGATATTCACGGATTGCCGCTGGTAACTCTCCGGACCTAGCGTAGGCTGCGGCCAGATTAATACGTCCAAGTAATCTTTCCGCAGGAAATAGATCACTGGTTTCCAGCAATTTTTTTGCTGCGGTAAGGTCACTGTTACGCAGGGCGAGGTTGAGAGGTAAGGATGATCCCTCGGCAACCCCGGATTTCTCCAGGTGTGTTATTGCTGTAGAAAAATCACCATTCAAGTAATTTAACTCAGCCAATTTTAACCATGCAGTGCGCCGGTATTTGGGCGCTGTACTGGTATTTCCCTGCTGCTCAAATAATTCAGCCGCACGTCTATGTAAGCCAAATCCAAGGCTAATACCGCCCTCAATCAAGGCGGCGTTATCTCGATGAATCTGAATTGAGTCTCTCTGTTGGGCAACTAACAGTGTACTCAGAGCATCAAAATAATTTCCCTGGAAATAATTGTAAAGAGTGGTGCCATAGGCTAGATCCTGAGCCCTTTGGTACTTTTGTTGGACCTGTTTTTCGTCGCCGGAATTTTCCTTATCGGCTATAGATTCAGCTTCTTGAGCGCAAATACTGCCCGTTACAAGGGTGAGTGCCAGGCATAGGGTACGGGTAAGAGATGGGTAGTACATGAGTGATTAGGGAGTCGGCCACTGCACTAACTCAAACTCCGGCTGCTGTTTGCCAGAACTGTCTGAGATTACCAGCTCAATGACGGCAGGCTCATCAGTTTTATTTAATTCCAGCTTGGCCGCTCGCTTGTACTCGCGTCCTTCGGGTCCCAAGCCCGTTACAAAAGCAGAAATAGTGTATTCACCGGATTTCAGGTTGCCTTTGTAGAGTGGTTGAATACCACCGCGAATGAGCGCTTCCCTTTGATGTTGCGTATAGAGATGACTAGCACTTAGTTTATTGTCAATGTGAAGCTTTACTGCATTCA
This DNA window, taken from Microbulbifer sp. VAAF005, encodes the following:
- a CDS encoding AraC family transcriptional regulator, which gives rise to MRRPLQCLIFFISFFASVFLQAQENDFSAEKLEELKRDVLKLNRDLLILEEDLLYPAQSQIAFYVSMDVGHYFTLNAVKLHIDNKLSASHLYTQHQREALIRGGIQPLYKGNLKSGEYTISAFVTGLGPEGREYKRAAKLELNKTDEPAVIELVISDSSGKQQPEFELVQWPTP